The DNA region AACGAGGGGCTCGTTGGACGATGCTACGTTGAGAAGAAAACCATTTTAATGGTTGATGTGCCGCGCGACTATATCAAAATAACTTCAGGGCTGGGCGAGGAAAATCCGCGTTGTGTGCTTATAGTACCCCTTATAGCAAACGATATTGTTCAGGGAGTAGTTGAGCTAGCCACTTTCACACCATACCAGAAATATCAGATTGATTTTATTGAGAAGCTAGCTGCTAGCATTGCCGCAACCCTTGCAAGCGTTAAAATAAACATGCGTACGGCTCAACTCTTAACCCAAACCCAACAGCAAGCTGAGGAAATGCGGGCGCAGGAAGAGGAGATGCGCCAGAACATGGAAGAGTTACATGCTACCCAGGAGGAGATGGAGCGCAAGCGTCACGAGCAGGAAACAATCCAAGCCCAACTTCGCGAGGATAAAACTATTCTTGAAAGTTTACTCCTGAATTCAAGCGACCTCATCTTCCAGAAGGATGCCGACGGTCGCTACCGCCGGATTAGCAATTCATTAGTTTCGCTACTTGGCCTATCATCCGTTGAGGAGGCAATTGGTTTAAGCGAGTTTGACCTCTTGCCTGAGGATACTGCCCGTAAACTTTGGGATTTAACCGAGGATGTTGCTCGCAAGAAAAGCCCGGTAGTTGACCGCAAGATTTCACTCACCTTTGCCAACGGTCAGGAGATGAAAGGCTCTGTAAGCTTATACCCATTAACCTCTGACGCTGGAAGTATAATTGGGGTACTTGGTATTTTTAGGCAGAAATAGATTTTTTATTTCATCGTTCATTTAAGGGGTAATAGCCAATGCTTTACCCCTTTTTTAATTGTCAAATAAAGCATCATTTCCAAACCAAAAACTTGAATCAATGACTAATTGTTAGGAATATTTATTTTGTAATATACCCATTTTTCTTTTTAAAATCCGCCACAAAATATCTCTGTCATGCTGAGCTCGCCGAAGCATCACTTTGTTCCTTTATTCCCTTTTGACTGATTTTTCAGAAATCGCTCTTTGCATTGCCTTTCTATTGCGATGCAACGAATTACCCTTACTCTTTGGTATACCATTGCGTGCATCGCTATACGGGTGGGAGTAGTTAAGGAGTTACAAATGTTTAGCCCCTACAGGGCAGGATGCGTTGTTCGTTGTTCGTGAATCGTTGTTCGTGAGTGCCATTCTGTGTAACACCGTGTTACACTGTGTAACCCTGTGATACCAGTTTAGTTGATAGTTGATAGTTAATGGTTGATAGCATAAGAGATTACCTAAAATCTTGAATCTGAAATTTTAAATTTTATCCTTTAACCTAAAAAAACAAACACCACCACTCTGCACACCTAGAATATTATTCTTTAGCAAGTTCAGGATGTTATTGGAGACATAATTCTAAATAGTATTGATTGATAAACATCAATACTATTTTTGCTTAAAATAGAATTAGTCTAAATAAATTTGCGGCGAAAACAATTAATAATAATGCCGTTATGAAAAGAGTTTTGTATGTATTTGGTTTTTTTGTGATTTCGTTTGGTCTTAAGGCCCAAACCGACACCATTCCCAGTCAGCAGCAAAATACTGCTCAAACACTAATGAGCAGTAAACCAGGGCTTCAAATTGGGGGATACGGTGAGGTTCACTATAATCAACCGTTAAAGAGCAACACCCACAACCTAGGTACGCTCGATGCTCATCGTATGGTGCTGTTCTTTGGTTACAATTTTTCCAGTAAAACGCAGTTTGTAACCGAGGTTGAAATTGAGTATGCCAGGGAGGTTTGGGTTGAGCAAATGTTTATTCAATACAGGTTAAACAGGTATGCAAACTTTAGAGCTGGAGTACTGCTTGTGCCAATGGGTATTATTAATGAGTACCATGAACCAACCGCTTTCAATGGTGTTGAACGCCCGATTATCGACAACAAAATTGCGCCCACAACCTGGCGCGAGGTAGGGCTAGGCTTCCAGGGAAATGTTTCTCAGGCCAAAACCAGGTATCAGCTCTATGTAGTAAACGGGTTAAATGGTTACGATGGAACCAATGCTATGTTTTCCGGTAGTAAGGGACTTAGGGAGGGACGTCAAAAAGCCTCAAAGGCTTACATGAACCAACCTGCATTTACTGGTAAACTGGAGTTTTATGGGGTTAGAAATCTTAATGTTGGATTATCGGGCTATTTTGGAAAATCGAATAGCAAACTTTACTCGAACCTCAGTAAGGATAGCCTCGCAAAAATCCAAAGGGCCGACTCATCGGTTGTTGGAATATCAATGGTTGGTTTAGATACTCGTTACAATTTCAAAGGCGTTAAGCTTACTGGCCAACTTTACTACATTTCACTTTCTAATACCAATGAGTATAATGTATATACCAAGACTGGTACCAAGCTTAACGATTTAGGAAGTGCTATGCTCGGTTACTACGTTGAGGTTGGGTATGATATATTTCACATGATGGCTGACACTAAGAAAAGCTTAATGCCCTTTATTCGTTATGAGGCTTACAACACTCACCATTCAGTTGAGGCACCAGTTGTAACAAATAAAAGTTATAGTAATACTATCATCACCACAGGCTTGACCTACGCTTTAGAAAAAGGAGTAGTACTTAAGGCAGATTTACAGTTCTATAAATCCAAAGCCGAAAACTCATTTAACAAGACATTTAATGCGGGTATAGGAGTGAATTTTTAATCTTGTTGTATGAAACTGTTGATGGCAATTTTTTGGGTTTTATTAAGCTTGCAGGTTGGCTCTGATATCAACTTTGAGCCCAAACAGCTTAGTAGGGAGATTAAGAGAATTAGCGGGAGTCAAACGCCCATTGCCAAGGAGATTATGGCCTATAAAACAGGTAAATTCTTCACTTATACCAATGCTAACCCGGTTTCATTTTCCTATGTAGGAAGGGTATTTACATGCAGAACCGAAGGTTGCAAGGCTTCCGATGATAATGTTAATGCCAATGGGTCTGAGTACTTTGATTACTTTATCCTTTTCGACAGGTCGGGTAAAATTCTCTCACTTCAGATTTATAGCTTTGAGGCCACTCACGGCCAGGAAATCACCCTAAAGAGTTGGTTAAATCAATTTGTTGGCTACAACGGAAAAAATACGCTGACAGTAGGCAAAGAAATTGATGCAATATCAGGCGCTACCACTTCGGTTCATCGCTTAACAGATGATGTAATTGATAAAACCCGAAAACTTCAGGAAATACTGCATCAGTAATGTTAGACTCTAACACCAAATAATAAAAAAAGCCGGGCTTAACCCGGCTTTTTTGTTGAAAACAATATTTTACTTTGCAATTTTATCACCATCGTACGCCCACTTTACATAGGCTGCACCCCAGGTAAACCCTGCACCAAAGGTTGCAATAATTATATTATCGCCCTTGCGAAGTTTCGATTCCCATTCCCAAAGGCATAGAGGAATTGTGGCACTGGTTGTATTGCCGTAGCGCTGTATGTTAATCATCACCTTATCCTTGTCAATTCCCATGCGATTTGCGGTTGCTTCAATTATTCGCATGTTTGCCTGGTGTGGAACAAGCCAAGCCAAATCCTCAGGCTTGATATTGTTGCGCTCCATCATCTCAACCGACACATCGGCCATGTTTGAAACAGCAGCTTTGAAAACGGGTTGGCCTTCCTGGTAAATGTAGTGCTGGCGCTTGGCTACAGTTTCGAACGAAGCAGGGTAGCATGAACCACCGGCCACCTGGTGAAGGTGTTTGCGTCCTGACCCATCAACCTGCATCTTGGCGTCTATAACGCCAAAGCCATCATGGTTAGGTTCTAGGAGCACAGCTGCTGCTCCGTCGCCAAAAATGGGACAGGTGGTGCGGTCAGTGTAATCGGTTATGGACGACATCTTGTCGGCGCCAACCACCACAACCTTTTTATGTGAACCCGACTCCACAAACTTTGATGCTGTAACCAAAGCATACAGGAAGCTTGAACAGCCTGCATTCATATCGTAACCAAAAGCATTCTTAATCCCGCACTTATCGCTTATAATGTTAGCGGTAGCTGGGAACTGCATGTCGGGAGTAACTACGCCGCAAATTAGCATGTCCACCTCATCGGGGTGGGTGTTGGTTTTACGGAGCAGCTCGTTAACGGCATGAACTGCCATATCGGAAGTTCCAAGCCCTTCGCCCTTTAGTATTCGGCGCTCCTTAATACCAATACGGGTCATTATCCACTCATCGGTGGTATCGACCATTCTACTTAACTCCTCGTTGGTGAGGATATACTCTGGCACATATCCTCCAACGCCAGTAATTGCGGCAGTAATTTTTCCCATAGCTACATAAATGCTTGTTTAATTTTTTCGCAAAGGTCCGATACTATAACCTCGCGGGTTTGTTTAATCATATTCATTATAGCCACGGGGCTCGATGCTCCATGGGCAATTATAACGGGTTTATTAACCCCAAGAACTGGCGTGCCACCGTAGTTCTCGGAGTTAAAACGCTCAATGAACTTATTTTCAGGGCTAAATTTCTTAAGCAGGTGGTAGAACGCCTCAGCCTCCTTGAGTACTACGTTACCCACAAACCCATCGCAAACTACCACATCGGCCTTTTTATCGTGGAATAGGTGATGGCCCTCAACGTTTCCAACAAAGGTATAGTCGGTTGAGTCCTTCATCATCTCAAAGGCGCTTTTGGTTACCAGGTTGCCTTTCTCCTCCTCCTCGCCAATATTCAGTAGGGCAACCCTTGGGTTATCAATGCCAAGCACTCGCTGGGCGTAAATTGAACCCAGTTTACCATACTGGTAAAGTACGTCGGGACGGCAATCGGGGTTTAAACCCACATCGAGAATAACATTAAGCTTACTTTCGGAAACAGGGATAAAACCGGCAATTCCGGGACGTATAATACCGGGTATTTGCTTTATCACCATGAAGGCGCCAACCATCATGGCTCCAGTGCTGCCAGCACTGGCAAAACCATCAATTTTGCCAGCTGCCAAAGCCATAAAGCCTTTAACTATACTGGAATCGGTTTTCTTTGCAAATGCTTTCGATGGGAGATCGCCCATTTCAATCACCTCAGAGGTGTGAACTATATCAAAATCGGTAGGATTTGCATTTTCACGGGCAAGGATTTCAAGAATCCTTTGCTGGTCACCGAAAAGCACAATGCGCTCATCGGCATTAAGATGCTTGAGGGCTAAAACTGCACCCGATACAACAGCATCGGGTGCAAAATCGCCGCCCATTGCATCAACGCCAATTCTAATCATCAATGCAGGGGTTTATAAAATTCATTTTTAGGCGTTAACTGCCTTCTCGATTGCTAACTTACCACGGTAATAGCCGCACTCAGGGCAAACCCTGTGATATTCAACTGCTGCTCCGCAGTTTGAACATGTTGAAAGGGTTGGAGCTTCGGCTTTGTAGTGAGTTCTACGCTTGTTTCTTCTCTGTTTAGAGATTCGTGATTTCGGATGTGCCATTTTTCAACAAATTATATAGTCCAACTTAGTTATTATTGTTCAACAAATCCTTTAAAGCCTGCCAGCGAGGGTCAACCTCAGCCTGGTCATCGTCTTCAAACTTGATGTACTTTAGCATTTCCTGGTCGCAATCCTCAATGCTGGATCCTTTTAACCCATGGTACCGCTTTAGCGGTAAACTCAGGTGAATGCTCTCGTACAGGTACTGGGCAAGGTTTACCTCATGGTCATCCTCGGTTAGGAAGATTATATCGGCTTGATCCTCAACCTCCTCGTTTCCAATTTTTGCCACAAGAAAACCCTTGTACTCAATTGGCAGGAAGAATTGTTCCAAGCACCTATCGCAGGTAACCTTTACCTTTCCTTTTATCACTATGTCAAATTCAAGCAGGTTATTCTGCTTGTTCATCATAACTTTTGCTGTGAGCGTGCCTTCCTTAACCTCACCCTCAGGGAACTCAGCAAAAAAATCGTTGTTTATTTCAAAATCAAACGAGTGTTTGCCAAGCTTAAGTCCCTTGTAACTAATTGAATATGCGCCTAAAATGCTTGCCACTTTCTCACAAAATCAACGTGCAAAGTTATAAAAAATCAATTCAACCCAAAAAAAGTTAAAAATATTCATCAAAAAAGTACCGTTCCGCTATGCTTTAGCCCTACGTTTACGCTCGTTTTCGTCGAGGTATATTTTTCGTAGGCGTATGGCTTTAGGGGTAATTTCAACGTATTCGTCCTCCTGGATGTACTCAAGTGCCTCCTCAAGGCTAAACTTGATGGGGGGAGCAAGGAAAATCTTTTCGTCGGAACCTGAGGCGCGCATGTTGGTAAGTTTTTTGGACTTGGTAACGTTAACAACAATATCGCCTGAGCGGTTATTCTCGCCAACCACTTGGCCTGTGTAAACCTCCTCATGCTCATCGATAAAGAACCTACCCCTGTCCTGTAGCTTGCCCAGGGCGTAAGCATAAGCGGTACCGCTCTCCATGGCAATTAGTGAACCATTGGTGCGGGTTTCAATCTCGCCCCGGTAGGGCTCAAATGCTTTAAAGCGGTGCGCCATGATGGCTTCGCCGGCAGTAGCCGTTAGAATGATGTTACGGAGCCCAATAATACCGCGCGAGGGTATCTCGAACTCAAGATGAACACGGTCGTGGCGGCGATCCATTGAGATTAGTGTACCCTTGCGGCGGGTAACCTGCTCAATAGCCTTTCCCGATACATCCTCAGGAACATCAATGGTTAGGTACTCAATGGGTTCGTGCTTTACTCCATCTATCTCCTTAATAATTACCTTGGGCTGACCAACCTGAAGCTCATACCCTTCGCGACGCATGGTTTCAATAAGCACGGAAAGGTGGAGTACTCCACGACCGTAAACGGTAAAGGCATCGGCCGAATCGGTTTCCTCAACCCGAAGGGCTAGGTTTTTTTCTAGCTCCTGCATTAGCCTATCCTTTAAGTGACGCGAGGTAACGTATTTCCCGTCGCGACCAAAGAACGGAGAGTTGTTTATGGTAAATAGCATGCTCATGGTAGGCTCATCCACGGCAATGGTAGGAAGTGGCTCGGGGTTTTCGTAATCGGCTATGGTATCGCCAATGTCAAACCCTTCAATGCCAACAAGGGCACAAATATCGCCTGAGCTTACCTCGTCAACCTTTTTGCGTTCAAGACCTTCAAAAACGAGTAGTTCCTTGATCTTTGTACGCATTACTTGTCCGTTTCGCTTTGCCAACGATACGTTTTGGCCTGCCCTTAGGGTTCCCCTGTGCAGCTTGCCTATGGCAATCCGGCCAACATAGTTTGAGTAGTCGAGCGATGTAATAAGAAGTTGAGGCGTGCCTTTTAGCTGTTTTGGGGCTGGCACATAGTCAATAATACAATCAAGCAGAGGGGTTATATCGTTTGATGGCTTCCGCCAGTCGTTGCTCATCCATCCCTGTTTGGCGCTTCCGTATATGGTAGGGAACTCGAGCTGTTCCTCTGAGGCATCGAGGCTGAACATTAGTTCGTAAACCTGCTCCTGAACCTCCTCAGGGCGACAGTTTGGCTTATCAACCTTGTTAATCACCAGAATTGGTTTTAAGCCTATGGCTAAGGCTTTTTGAAGAACAAAACGGGTTTGGGGCATAGTCCCCTCAAAGGCATCTACCAGAAGCAGTACACCGTCGGCCATGTTTAGAACGCGTTCAACCTCGCCTCCAAAATCGCTGTGGCCGGGGGTGTCAATTATGTTGATTTTGTAACCCTTGTAGTTTACCGATACGTTTTTGGCCAGAATGGTTATGCCACGCTCACGCTCCAGGTCGTTGCTATCCAAAATCAGCTCGCCCGGGTTCTCATGATCTTTAAAAAGTTTACCCTGAATGATCATTTTATCCACCAGCGTGGTTTTCCCATGATCCACATGTGCAATAATTGCAATGTTTCTGATACCCTTCATCCCCAAAAAATTAGCCCGCAAAGTTACAGCTTTGAAATGAATATTTTTCCATATAATTAGTATTTTAGCGTAAATTAATGAATAATTCAAACAGCCATGACTAAATTACTTACCACTATCCTGTCAGTAATACTTACCATTTCTGTAAACGCTCAGGTAACCGACGCTGAAAATCAGCTTAAAGAGATTAAAACCGATTCGCTTTCCGGATGGAAGAAAGGGCTGGCCCTGGGAATTAATGCCAACCAGACCTCGTTAACCAATTGGGCGGCTGGCGGACAAAGCTCATTTGCACTAAATACCGTTTTTACAGGGTTTGTTAGCTACAAAAGTCCCAAAACTGCTTGGGATAACACTATTGACTTGGGCTACGGATTTCTGAGCCAGGAGGATGTTAAGTATACCAAAAAAACCGACGATAAAATTGACTTAATGTCAAAATTTGGACGTGAGGTCTTCAAAAACTTTTACTATGCCATTTTGCTGAACTTTAAAACACAATTCACTACTGGTTATAAGTACCCAACCGATAGTACCCGACTGAAAATTTCGAACTTTTTTGCTCCGGCATACCTGGTTGGGGCATTGGGTATGGATTATAAACCGAACACCCACCTGAGTGTTTTTGCAGCGCCGTTAACCGGAAAGCTAACCTTTGTTACGGACACCATGCTATCGAATGCAGGTGCATTTGGCGTGAAAAAAGGGGAAACACTCAGAGAGGAAATTGGCGGTTACGTGAGAGTGGTTTACACCAAGAATGACTTTAAGGCCGAATGGCTCAAAAATCTCACCTTTACCACTAAACTCGACCTATTCTCAAACTACCTTGATAACCCTCAAAACGTTGTAGTTAACTGGGAAACGCTTGTAATTATGAAGGTTAACAAGTACATCAATGTTAACCTGGCGACCCAGCTAATCTACGATGACAAGGTTAAGATTAGTAAGGATAACAACGGCGATGGTGTAATTGATAGCAGTGGGCCACGTGTTCAGTTTAAGGAGATTTTTGGCGTGGGTATTACCTTCAAGCTTTAGCCCTTTTGATTTTTGGGCAAAATGACTTAGCTTTGAGTTGATAAATTTTTGTTTATGCCTTTGCTCAACTCTATCCTGAACTGGGTTAATACTAAGCGCTTATACAGCATCGATCTTTTCCGGAAATACCCTTTTGAGGTGCAACGCGATGTGCTTTTTGAGCTTTTAAAACAAGGCTCAAAAACGGAGTATGGAGCACGATATGGCTTTGATGGCATCAGAACCATTGAAGAATTTCAGAAGCGAGTACCCCTTGTTGACTACGAAACCATTAAGCCATACATTGAACGGTTGAGGCAGGGCGAGGAAAAGTTGCTTTGGCCAACCGATATTAAGTGGTTTGCCAAGTCATCGGGAACTACCCAGAGCAAGAGTAAGTTTATACCAGTTAGCAACGAGGCGTTGGAGGATTGCCATTTCAGAGGCGCTCGCGATGTACTTGCCATTTACATGAACCTTTATCCTGAAAACAATTTGTTAAGCGGAAAAGGACTTACCCTAGGCGGTAGCCACCAGGTTGATAACTTTAATATGAATTCCTTTTACGGCGATTTATCGGCTATTCTGATTGAAAATCAACCCTGGTGGGCTGAGTTTATCAGAACCCCAAGCCAAAAAGTGGCATTAATACCCGATTGGGAGGAGAAACTGGAGAAACTCACTCACGAGACCCTTAACGAGAATGTTACCAGCCTGGCAGGAGTCCCTTCATGGAATCTGGTAATGATTAAGCACCTACTGAACTACACAGGCAAAAGTAACTTGCTTGAGATATGGCCAAACCTTGAGCTTTTCATGCATGGCGGAGTAAGTTTTGCCCCATACAGGGAGCAGTTTCAAAAAGTTATCCCATCGCCTAACATGCACTACATGGAAACATATAATGCCAGCGAGGGTTTCTTTGCCATTCAGGACGACCCTGCGTCGGATAGCATGTTGCTTATGCTCGACTACGGTATTTTTTATGAGTTTGTTCCTCTCGATGAGCTTACCAAACCTAATCCTACAGCCCTTACCATTGCCGATGTTGAGGTTGGAAGGAATTATGCCATGGTCATTACCACCAATTCTGGCCTTTGGCGTTACCTAATTGGCGATACTGTTACCTTTACCTCAAAACATCCTCATAAAATCAGGATTACTGGCAGAACCCGTCACTTCATCAATGTTTTTGGCGAAGAGGTTATTGTTGAAAACGCTGAGCGTGCGCTTGAAAAAGCCTGTAAGGCTACCGGAGCATTGGTTGCTGAGTACACAGCTGCTCCCGTTTACATGGGAACTGACCGTAAGGGATGCCATGAATGGTTCATTGAGTTTGTAAAACAGCCAAGCAGCATCGAGGAGTTTGCTCGAGTTCTTGACTCAACGCTTTGTGAGGTCAATTCCGACTATGAGGCAAAACGCGCTAAAAATGTAACTCTCGATTTTCCAGTGGTTACGCAGGCCGCTCAGGGGACATTCTTTGAGTGGATGCGCCAGCGCGGTAAATTGGGTGGGCAGAATAAAGTTCCTCGGCTTTCGAATACTCGCGAGTATATCGATGAGCTGCTTGCCATTCATAACCAGCTAAAAAGTAAGTAGTCATCAAAATAGATAGGATTTATTTACATTTTTGACACATTCATCAATCTACAAGCTGTTTTACCTTGCCGATTGAAATCCAATTTGTATCTTTAGAAACGAAAACGCGAATTACCAACCTTAAGTAATTATTTTAAGTTATGCATATAGCCATTGCGGGTAATATTGGTTCTGGCAAAACAACCCTAACGGGTTTACTGGCCAAGCACTACAAGTGGAAACCCCAGTACGAGGATGTTGATGAAAACCCATACCTTAACGACTTTTACGAGGATATGCAGCGCTGGAGCTTCAACCTCCAGATTTACTTCCTAAACAGCAGGTTTAGTCAAATAGTGGAGATTCACCGTAGCGGCCACGATGTTATTCAGGACAGAACCATTTACGAGGATGCCCATATTTTTGCTCCAAACCTCCACGACATGGGATTGATGAGCACCCGCGATTTTAACAACTACCTTTCCCTGTTCAACCTTATGACCTCACTGGTTAAGCCGCCCGATTTGCTAATTTACCTTCGTGCCACAGTGCCAACGCTGGTAAGGCAAATCCAGAAACGCGGACGCGATTACGAAAAAAATATCCGCCTCGATTACCTCCAGCGCCTTAATGAACGCTACGAGGCATGGATTGAAGGCTACAAGTTAGGCAAGCTGCTAATAATTGACGTTGACAATCTGAATTTTCCCGATAGACCCGAAGACCTCAGGTTTATCATCAATAAGATCGATGCGCAAATACATGGGTTGTTTTAGATAAGAAAAGGGAGTCAAAAAAAGACTCCCTTCAATTTTTATCTATGAGATTGACAGGTTGATAAAGGTATCAATCTTTCTGAAAGGATGATTTCTTTAAATCACACCCAATTTCTTGCCCACCTTTGTGAACTTTTCAATGGCAAACTGGATATGTTCGCGGGTGTGAGCTGCACTTATCTGAACCCTTATGCGGGCTTTACCTTTAGGAACAACAGGATAGTAGAATCCAATTACATAGATTCCCTCATCAAGCAGTGCCGCAGCAAAATCCTGTGAAAGTTTCGCATCGTTAGGTAAATGTCCAAGCATAATTGGAGTAATTGGGTGAACCCCTTCTACAATACGGAAGCCTGCATCTGCCATTCCCTTACGGAATAGCTGAGTGTTTTCCCAAAGCCTATCGCGTAGTTCGGTAGTTTCGGTAAGCATGTTAAGAACCTTAAGTGTTGCTCCGGCAATGGAAGGCATGAGCGAGTTTGAAAAAAGATAGGGGCGCGAACGCTGACGGAGCATGTCGATAATCTCCCTACGACCAGAGATGCAACCACCCGATGCACCTCCAAGTGCTTTTCCAAACGTGGTTGAAATAACATCGACCCTGCCTAGTGCATTGCAGTACTCAGCAGTACCACGACCGGTTTTGCCCACAAAACCTGTAGCATGTGAATCGTCCACCATTACCATGGCGTCGTACTTATCTGCTAGGTCGCATATCTTGTCAACCTGAGCAATAATTCCATCCATTGAGAATACACCATCGGTAACAATCATTTTGTAACGGCAGTTGGCGGCCTCTTGAAGTTTGGCCTCCAGGTCGGCCATATCGTTATTTTTGTAGCGGAATCGCTGAGCTTTGCAAAGCCTAACACCATCAATGATTGATGCATGATTAAGTTCGTCGGAAATAATTGCGTCCTCCTCGCCTAGTATGGGCTCAAAAATACCACCGTTTGCATCGAATGCCGATGAGTAAAGAATTGTATCCTCGGTCCCAAGAAACTCGCTTAGCTTACGCTCAAGCTGCTTGTGTAGGTCCTGCGTACCGCAAATAAAGCGCACCGACGACATGCCAAAGCCCCACTCGTCAATAGCCTTTTTGCCTGCCTCAATAACTGCAGGATGCGACGAAAGGCCAAGGTAGTTATTGGCGCAGAAGTTTAAAACCTTTTTGCCGTTGGCAACTATTTCAACTCCTTGTGGGGTAGTGATAATGCGTTCGGTTTTGTAAAGCCCTTCGGCCTTGATATTCTCAAGCTGTTGCTGTAAATCGTTTTTGATTTTTCCGTACATAGCTGTGATTTTTTTATTACGCACAAAGTTAGCAGAAAAAGTTTATGGTGATTCTCAGGTGATGAAATCAAAACCATTCCTGTTGCGGAGGATGAATGTAGGCAATAGTTAAATGCATTCCCCAAAACTAAAATGGGACGATGGGTAATTGTTTAATCCGTTTCAGCTTTTAAATACTATAAACCCAATCTCCTTAGGATGATCCATAAATATGAGATTTGAAGGGTATTTTAGCACCCGTATCAGAACTAGGATATCGCCGCCGGCTGCTGAGGTAAGAAAAATACCTGAAACTAGTAACCAGCCGTTAGCTGTTACCATGGCGATAATTATTGGGATTACGCCAGTAATAAGCCCTGGCATTATGCCTCCTAGCATGTAGTGTTTGCGTTTCATTGGTTCGTTGCAATGGCAGTAGGGAGTAAGGTATGACCATTTAATCCCAAAATGTATGGACTTGAATCCGTTTTTTGCAAAAAAAGCCCACGTTACACCATGTAATCCCTCGTGTATGAATATAAGCAGAACGAATGCAACCAAAATTTGCAGCTGGTGATTTTTCAAAAAAATCACACCGTTGGCAAGTGGCTCAAAACCATAAATAAGAACAAAGGGGATAATTGCAATTGCTGCAATTGGGAAGAGCATTAAAAGGGCTAGCCTGTTAGCCTTGCCAACCTCTATAACCTCTTCTGTTTGATTGGTGTCTATTTCCATTAATGAATATAACAATAATTTCAAAGTTAAATTCAATTATTCTATCATTAAACTATTTTGATAAAATTTTTAATAGAAATTTGGATTATTAAAATCCTAAAATATTTTAAATTTACAAAACTATGTACTCTGGAAAAAGTAATGAGATTTTTATAATCTTTAAACCATGGTTCGTTAAAATCATCTAATTAATTGAGTTATTTATATTGTACGATATTACATATTTCTTGAGTCTATTAATGGATTTTAAGTAAAAATTTCTATGAAACTTCTTATGTTATCCTTAATGATCAACTCTTTTTTGATTAGTGCTTGCGGTACAAATGCTTTAACTAAACGGACGATACATTCCGAAATTGTCAAACTTGCTCAGCAAAATAATTTTTCGGGATCACTCTTAATAGCATTTAATGACTCTGTAATTGTAAACTATGCTAGAGGATATCTGAATAGTAATAAAAAAGAGGAGATAACAACCGAAACTCC from Tenuifilum sp. 4138str includes:
- a CDS encoding FMN-binding protein, with product MKLLMAIFWVLLSLQVGSDINFEPKQLSREIKRISGSQTPIAKEIMAYKTGKFFTYTNANPVSFSYVGRVFTCRTEGCKASDDNVNANGSEYFDYFILFDRSGKILSLQIYSFEATHGQEITLKSWLNQFVGYNGKNTLTVGKEIDAISGATTSVHRLTDDVIDKTRKLQEILHQ
- a CDS encoding beta-ketoacyl-ACP synthase III, whose amino-acid sequence is MGKITAAITGVGGYVPEYILTNEELSRMVDTTDEWIMTRIGIKERRILKGEGLGTSDMAVHAVNELLRKTNTHPDEVDMLICGVVTPDMQFPATANIISDKCGIKNAFGYDMNAGCSSFLYALVTASKFVESGSHKKVVVVGADKMSSITDYTDRTTCPIFGDGAAAVLLEPNHDGFGVIDAKMQVDGSGRKHLHQVAGGSCYPASFETVAKRQHYIYQEGQPVFKAAVSNMADVSVEMMERNNIKPEDLAWLVPHQANMRIIEATANRMGIDKDKVMINIQRYGNTTSATIPLCLWEWESKLRKGDNIIIATFGAGFTWGAAYVKWAYDGDKIAK
- a CDS encoding phosphate acyltransferase, which codes for MIRIGVDAMGGDFAPDAVVSGAVLALKHLNADERIVLFGDQQRILEILARENANPTDFDIVHTSEVIEMGDLPSKAFAKKTDSSIVKGFMALAAGKIDGFASAGSTGAMMVGAFMVIKQIPGIIRPGIAGFIPVSESKLNVILDVGLNPDCRPDVLYQYGKLGSIYAQRVLGIDNPRVALLNIGEEEEKGNLVTKSAFEMMKDSTDYTFVGNVEGHHLFHDKKADVVVCDGFVGNVVLKEAEAFYHLLKKFSPENKFIERFNSENYGGTPVLGVNKPVIIAHGASSPVAIMNMIKQTREVIVSDLCEKIKQAFM
- the rpmF gene encoding 50S ribosomal protein L32 — protein: MAHPKSRISKQRRNKRRTHYKAEAPTLSTCSNCGAAVEYHRVCPECGYYRGKLAIEKAVNA
- a CDS encoding YceD family protein; amino-acid sequence: MASILGAYSISYKGLKLGKHSFDFEINNDFFAEFPEGEVKEGTLTAKVMMNKQNNLLEFDIVIKGKVKVTCDRCLEQFFLPIEYKGFLVAKIGNEEVEDQADIIFLTEDDHEVNLAQYLYESIHLSLPLKRYHGLKGSSIEDCDQEMLKYIKFEDDDQAEVDPRWQALKDLLNNNN
- the typA gene encoding translational GTPase TypA, with the protein product MKGIRNIAIIAHVDHGKTTLVDKMIIQGKLFKDHENPGELILDSNDLERERGITILAKNVSVNYKGYKINIIDTPGHSDFGGEVERVLNMADGVLLLVDAFEGTMPQTRFVLQKALAIGLKPILVINKVDKPNCRPEEVQEQVYELMFSLDASEEQLEFPTIYGSAKQGWMSNDWRKPSNDITPLLDCIIDYVPAPKQLKGTPQLLITSLDYSNYVGRIAIGKLHRGTLRAGQNVSLAKRNGQVMRTKIKELLVFEGLERKKVDEVSSGDICALVGIEGFDIGDTIADYENPEPLPTIAVDEPTMSMLFTINNSPFFGRDGKYVTSRHLKDRLMQELEKNLALRVEETDSADAFTVYGRGVLHLSVLIETMRREGYELQVGQPKVIIKEIDGVKHEPIEYLTIDVPEDVSGKAIEQVTRRKGTLISMDRRHDRVHLEFEIPSRGIIGLRNIILTATAGEAIMAHRFKAFEPYRGEIETRTNGSLIAMESGTAYAYALGKLQDRGRFFIDEHEEVYTGQVVGENNRSGDIVVNVTKSKKLTNMRASGSDEKIFLAPPIKFSLEEALEYIQEDEYVEITPKAIRLRKIYLDENERKRRAKA
- a CDS encoding DUF3078 domain-containing protein — its product is MTKLLTTILSVILTISVNAQVTDAENQLKEIKTDSLSGWKKGLALGINANQTSLTNWAAGGQSSFALNTVFTGFVSYKSPKTAWDNTIDLGYGFLSQEDVKYTKKTDDKIDLMSKFGREVFKNFYYAILLNFKTQFTTGYKYPTDSTRLKISNFFAPAYLVGALGMDYKPNTHLSVFAAPLTGKLTFVTDTMLSNAGAFGVKKGETLREEIGGYVRVVYTKNDFKAEWLKNLTFTTKLDLFSNYLDNPQNVVVNWETLVIMKVNKYINVNLATQLIYDDKVKISKDNNGDGVIDSSGPRVQFKEIFGVGITFKL